One segment of Bradyrhizobium sp. WD16 DNA contains the following:
- a CDS encoding DJ-1/PfpI family protein — protein sequence MSQLQIGFLLFPKLTQLDLTGPVQVLSRLPGARLHLIWKRIEPIASDATLVLTPTTTFADCPRLDVVCVPGGAGADDLLTDDETLAFIRRQAASARFVTAVCTGSLVLGAAGLLEGYRATTHWSAMEHLAAFGARPERTRVCVDGNRITGGGVTAGIDFALTLAAELAGRAVAEMIQLGLEYDPAPPFDAGSPLSAPAEILAAVKERMKPMSERRSAQVARAAARRADSTTAA from the coding sequence ATGTCGCAACTGCAAATTGGATTCCTGCTCTTTCCCAAGCTGACCCAGCTCGACCTCACCGGCCCGGTGCAGGTGCTCTCGCGCCTGCCGGGCGCTCGGCTCCATCTGATCTGGAAGCGCATCGAGCCGATTGCGAGCGACGCCACCCTGGTGCTGACCCCGACGACGACCTTTGCCGACTGTCCGCGGCTCGACGTCGTCTGCGTGCCCGGCGGCGCCGGCGCCGACGACCTCCTGACCGACGACGAGACGCTCGCGTTCATCCGCCGCCAGGCGGCGTCCGCGCGCTTCGTCACCGCGGTCTGCACCGGCTCGCTGGTGCTCGGCGCCGCCGGCCTGCTGGAGGGCTATCGCGCCACCACGCACTGGTCGGCGATGGAGCACCTCGCGGCCTTCGGCGCTCGGCCCGAGCGCACGCGGGTCTGCGTCGACGGCAACCGCATCACCGGCGGCGGGGTCACGGCGGGCATCGATTTCGCGTTGACGCTGGCGGCCGAACTCGCCGGCCGCGCTGTCGCGGAGATGATCCAGCTCGGGCTCGAATATGATCCGGCGCCGCCGTTCGATGCCGGCTCGCCGCTCAGTGCGCCGGCGGAGATCCTCGCCGCCGTGAAGGAGCGGATGAAGCCGATGAGCGAGCGGCGCAGCGCGCAGGTCGCCAGGGCGGCCGCGCGCCGCGCCGATAGCACAACGGCCGCGTAA
- a CDS encoding BA14K family protein, with protein sequence MINFKIAGAAALLALSPALMTQAHAQRTVAGHGFTAYGGGGGGGGGGFHPAPSGAGFHGYGPPAGGTATIAGTGWHGGSWGGGSWGGHRWHRRGWGWGPGIGFATGYPYGCGYYDNCGYYGAGYAYDDGYWGDAYAGPTVVTRVGGGGDVGYCMRRYRSYDPASGTFLGYDGLRHPCP encoded by the coding sequence ATGATCAATTTCAAAATCGCGGGCGCGGCAGCGCTGCTCGCTCTCTCTCCCGCGCTGATGACGCAAGCCCATGCGCAGCGCACCGTCGCCGGCCACGGCTTCACGGCCTATGGCGGTGGTGGCGGTGGCGGTGGCGGCGGCTTCCACCCCGCCCCGAGCGGCGCCGGTTTCCATGGCTATGGCCCGCCGGCGGGCGGCACCGCCACCATTGCCGGCACCGGCTGGCACGGCGGCTCCTGGGGCGGCGGCTCCTGGGGCGGCCATCGCTGGCATCGTCGCGGCTGGGGATGGGGCCCGGGGATCGGCTTCGCGACCGGCTATCCGTATGGCTGCGGCTACTACGACAACTGCGGCTACTATGGCGCCGGCTACGCCTATGACGACGGTTACTGGGGCGATGCCTATGCCGGGCCGACCGTGGTCACCCGCGTCGGTGGTGGCGGCGATGTCGGCTACTGCATGCGCCGCTATCGCTCCTACGACCCGGCCTCGGGCACATTTCTCGGCTATGACGGATTGCGGCATCCCTGCCCGTAA
- a CDS encoding NADH:ubiquinone oxidoreductase subunit NDUFA12 — protein sequence MKQFFLKIFTWWNTQTFGTQLWTWRFGELVGQDEGGNRYYRTIGGKIDPVLGFERRWVIYNGEAEASRIPPAWHGWMHHIVDTPPTAQDYKPREWEKPHRPNPTGTPNAYRPSGSTLASGRRPKATGDYQAWTPGA from the coding sequence ATGAAGCAGTTTTTCCTCAAGATTTTCACCTGGTGGAACACCCAGACCTTCGGCACTCAGCTGTGGACCTGGAGGTTCGGCGAACTCGTCGGTCAGGACGAGGGCGGCAACCGCTATTACCGCACCATCGGCGGCAAGATCGATCCGGTGCTCGGCTTCGAGCGGCGCTGGGTGATCTATAACGGCGAGGCCGAGGCCTCGCGGATTCCGCCGGCCTGGCACGGCTGGATGCATCACATCGTCGATACCCCGCCGACCGCGCAGGACTACAAGCCGCGCGAATGGGAGAAGCCGCACCGGCCCAACCCGACCGGCACGCCGAACGCCTATCGTCCGTCGGGCTCGACGCTGGCGAGCGGCCGGCGGCCCAAGGCGACCGGCGACTACCAGGCCTGGACGCCCGGCGCCTGA